Below is a window of Macadamia integrifolia cultivar HAES 741 chromosome 8, SCU_Mint_v3, whole genome shotgun sequence DNA.
AACGATAcagatcaagggtaaaattattaatatatatatatatatatatataagaaaaatgagGGGTAAAATTGTTAGAAATTGATTTTGAAGAAGAAGTGGGGGCAAATCCTAGGTTTTTAAtaacaaatcaaaatatttattcTAATACATATATCCACattctctcaagtctcaagtttTAGGATTCTCCTAGGTTGGCCAAGTCAACCCACAACCTAACTCGCTGATCGCCCATATCGACAAATTCAAATTAGGGATTTCAAATGATCGGTTGAGTTCAATTATCGTTTTAAATTGGTTTTTACATAGATCATGTCAAATTGAAACTAAActattggggaaaaaaaaaaataaagtatttggtgtcaatttggtaATTTTCGGtttttttaaaaagtaaaaaaaaaaaaatgttagaaatgAGATGAAACGACAAAATTCCATCATTTCGGTTTTGttctaaatacaaaaaaagtgaaatattAGGGTAATCATTTATGAAACAGGTTCACTAAAtgccatttattttttttaaataacaatttaacaaagaaattgaaaacaCTGTCTTTTACACGAAAAATCGTTTTTAGAACTGAATTACAACCAAAATGCAacctaaaaaaacaaaaccctgtTATTGTTTTCCGTTTTTTGATTGGACTTGGTCCAAGTTCTGAGTCCACAGTTAGCACCAGTTAGCACGCGTCGCCCACAATAATAAAAGGTAAACCCAGctgtggaataaaagagaaatttcccccaaatttaaaaagaagaacccaaaaaaaaaaaaatcccagaaGAAGTCTTCTCTGAATAACGAAGCAAGCCAAAGTCAATGGGACAACTAAGAAATTCCTTGTGAAATTATATATTTGCAATAAGGCCACTTCCATGATAAAGATCCTTAGTTTCTGTGAACTTCCTTCCTCCTTTATCCGGAAATTTACAAGCCTAGCTTAATGAACTCACTATAATAAGTCTTCATTTAAGGACCTCTAGCCCATGAAATCGTCCCCCATTCTCCATTTCCAGAGATACAAATTACTCCCATCCTTGATGATCATGGCGGTCAATAACCATctaaatttcttctttcttcttctatctctTCATGCAATAGCTACTTCTGCACAATCAGGTAAGCATTAATTAACAGCATTCCTTCCAATCCCAAGTCCTAATCCATATATTtagctatcttcttcttttcttttctcatcatTCACAATATATAATTTTCCTCTGTAGGGTTTTTAAGCATAGATTGTGGTAGCAGTAGCAAAAAATATACGGACGAAAACGGGATCACCTGGGTTAGCGACGACTCCTACATTTACACAGGTGAGAACAAAGTGGCCCAAACGCCTAATTCTGTCTCCAAAGTGATGAGCACTCTTAGGGTTTTCTCAACTCGGAAGAAGAATTGTTACTCAATCCACTTCANNNNNNNNNNNNNNNNNNNNatatatatatatatatatatatatataagaaaaatgagGGGTAAAATTATCAGAAATTGATTTTGAAGAAGAAGTAGGGGCAAATCCTAGGTTTATAAtaacaaatcaaaatatttattcTAATAAATATATTCACattctctcaagtctcaagtttTAGGATTCTCCTAGGTTGGCCAAGTCAACCCACAACCTAACTCGCTGATCGCCCATATCAACAAATTCATATTAGGGATTTCAAATGATCGGTTGAGTCCAATCATTGTTTTAAATTGGTTTTTACATAGATCATGTCAAATTGAAACTAAActattggggaaaaaaaaataacgtatttggtgtcaacttggtatttttcggtttttttttaaagtaaaaaaaaaaaatgtcagaaaCGAGATGAAACGACAAAATTCCATCATTTCGGCTTTGttctaaatacaaaaaaagtgaaatattAGGGTAATCATTTATGAAACAGGTTCACTAAAtaccatttattttttttaaataacaatttaacaaagaaattgaaaacaCTGTCTTttacgggttgaaatcgtctgcaattccgatctcgtacaattccgtgcaataccaccttcagggggtgacacgtgtattgataccaatacaatggtccagatctggtacaactaataaaacattaaattagtgaagagacatttaaatcagatctggaccattacattggtatcaatacacgtgtcacctcctgaaggtggtatttcacggaattgtacgagatcgaaattacagacgatttttttccgtctTTTACACGAAAAATCGTTTTTAGAACTGAATTACTACCAAAATGCAACcttaaaaaacaaaaccctGTTATTGTTTTCGGTTTTTAGATTGGGCTTGGTCCAAGTTCTGAGTCCACAGTTAGCACCAGTTAGCACGCGTCGCCCACAATAATAAAAGGTAAACCCAGCTGTGGAATAAAAGGGAAATTTCCCccaaatttaaaaagaagaacccaaaaaaaaaaaaatcccagaaGAAGTCTTCTCTGAAAAACGAAGCAAGCCAAAGTCAATGCGACAACTAAGAAATTCCTTGTGAAATTATATATTTGCAATAAGGCCACTTGCATGATAAAGATCCTTAGTTTATGTGAACTTCCTTCCTCCTTTATCTATAAGCCTAGCTTAATGAACTCACTATAATAAGTCTTCATATAAGGACCTCTAGCCCATGAAATCCTCCCCCATTCTCCATTTCCAGAGATACAAATTACTCCCAGCCTTGATGATCATGGCGGTCAATAACCATctaaatttcttctttcttcttctatctctTCATGCAATAGCTACTTCTGCACAATCGGGTAAGCAAGCATTAATTAAGAGCATTCCTTCCAATCCCAAGTCCTAATCCATATATTtagctatcttcttcttttcttttctcatcatTCACAATATATAATTTTCTTCTGTAGGGTTTGTAAGCATAGATTGTGGTAGCAGTAGCAAAAAATACACGGACGAAAACGGGATCACCTGGGTTAGCGACGACTCCTACATTTACACAGGTGAGAACAAAGTGGCCCAAACGCCTAATTCTGTCTCCAAAGTGATGAGCACTCTTAGGGTTTTCTCAACTCGGAAGAAGAATTGTTACTCAATCCACTTCACCAAGGGGACTCATGTTCTTGTTCGAGCAAGCTTTTACTATGGCAACTATGACCAGAAGTCAACTCCCCCTTCCTTTAATATACAATTAGATGGCAACGATGCAGGAGATGTGGATACTTCCAGTACCGATTTGGTTACTTATGAAATCATATATGCTGTAAGAAGTGATACCATAAACCTATGCTTAGCTCAGACACAGCCCAATCAGCTTCCCTTCATATCTGCACTTGAAGTGAGGACCTTGGAGTCTACAATGTATCCCAATGTAGACTTATCAAACTATGCTCTACTCTTAGAAGAAAGGACTGCTTTTGGTGCAACTAACTCAACAAGGTACATAATTTTTTCTCCATATTTTATGGGTTCTATAAGTGTTGGAATTCCACGCGAAAGCAATAATCCTACAATTGGTGTCAGAGCTTTAGCTAACACGATTTGATGGTTCTGACAGGTACCCGGTTGACCAATATGATCGAATATGGGTTGTAGGAGAAGCTGGGACTGGAATATCTGCTGTTTCAAGTACCGCCCCGGCAATCAACACGAGTGGTATCTATGACAATCCTCCATCTATTGTGCTACAAAATGCAGTAACAGATACGGATACTACATCGACTGCTATAACCTTATCCCCTACTATTCCAACGGGAGAAGAAGTCAGTGTGTACATAAACTACTATTTCTCTGAAGTGGCTGTGACGACTCAGCAACGATCGTTCACCGTCGACGTAGATGATATAGTCCAAAGTGACACCATAATTCCATCGTACGGAGGCACTACGGAGTTATCCTTTTACAACTTCACTGCTACCTCCAATACTAAATTTTCTTTGGAATCCACATTTGATTCGACACTTCCTCCACTGATTAATGCCTGGGAGGTCTTTTTTGTTAGTGATCCATTAACAACTGGGACCAACAGTGCTGATGGTAGGTCTTATTCGAGcctttctttatttcctttacAGTAATCAACAAAATTTAAATCTAGAAACCCTAGTTTAAACATATTTTGCTCTCTTTGTAATTGATGCAGTGAAGCAATTGGGTTTATTACAAACCCAATTCCCTGTGCTAGCTGGATGGACTGGTGATCCTTGCCTTCCATCACCCTATACCTGGGACTGGGTTAATTGCAGTTCTGATGCCACCCCTCGCATTACAGCACTGTAAATCCTTTtatcctagagagagagagagagagagagagagagtatttaaTTTATGGCTTTATTTGTTGACATAAAAATATCTTAAATGTTTGAAATGATCTGCAGGTATCTTAATGGCTATGGCCTCTCTGGAACAATTCCAGATTTGAGCTCCTTGGATGATCTTCAAATCATGTGAGTTGTGaaattatttactattttagaaaaattttaaaaatatattctgATTTATTTTAATGCATGTTCTTTATTGTTCTACCACTTCAATAGTGATATGCATAACAACAGCTTAACTGGAGATATTCCTGCTTCCCTAGGCAAACTCTCCTACCTTCAAGAGCTGTAAGTTAATTTATTCCTTTTATTCTCCCCctactccctctctctcatgAAAATATGGAACACATTCTTCATATGTATCTTCTTTTTGAACTCAGGTCAAGTTCACGTATGAGAACAATCTCATATGCCCTtgatccgtggatttagaatctattaaatgaaaataatgaaagTGGATTCTAAAATACACGGACTTGCAACGTAGAAGAACAATCTTGTACGTGAACTTGATCCAATCATGTAAAAGAACAATCTCATATGTCCCTGGTTTGTCCAATATACCTTACTAATTCCTCTTTCTACTCTTCAGGAACCTGGCAGATAATGACCTCAGTGGAACCGTACCAACCTCACTGTCCAATAATAATAAGTTACAATTCGAGTAAGTGATTCGAAACTAAATTCAATCTATTTCTATCCACCACCATCATCTTTGATCTCTGATATCATTAATTTGAAGTAGTTGATGTAATAAACATTTCTTTATATCTATATATTTCTATGTTGCAGCGTTTCTGGCAACAGGAAATTGTGTGCCACTGACAGCAAATCGTGCCAGAGGTCAGTGCCTTCAAGCTCTGGAGGAACTCCATCAGATGTTTCCACAACTCCATCTACAAGTAGCAGCAACAAGAGTAGTAGCAAGCTACCGATAATCCTAGGAATCACAATCCCTGCTTTCATTATTTTCATAGCGATCGTGGCATTTCTAGCTATCACATACCAGAAGAGAAGAGCTGCTACTTGTGTAACCATGAATGCAGGTTAGCTACCTTAAATTTTAAGTTCCATGCATGCTGCTCTCTTGGAATCCGGATCAAGTTTACGAATGAGAACAATATGGTATATCCCTAATCCGTGGATTTGAAACCCATTgcataaaaagagagaaaatagagtcCAAATCTATGGGTCACGGATGCATGAGATTGTATTATTGCAATATATTGGTCTCAAgtttaaaacttgaaaacaaCCTCTTCTACAAAGCAGGAGATAAGACTGCTTACACTTATCCCTCCTAGACCTTGCAATAGCGAAAACCTTGTAGAttgggtttctcttttttttttttttatcttttacaaTTACCTTAAATTAGTCAATTGGTTACTAAAGATACTTCGTCCATTTCTAAAAATTGTtgatttctctatttctctccctCCAACCCTAGGaggtgaaaaagaaaatattattaatttGGTGCTACTCTTAATTATTTCTAACATGTACGTTTGTTCTTTATTGTATGCCTTAAGGTCAAATAAATGGATCTTCTACGCCAAGTGGCCCACCACAAGGAGAAGTCATGCCTCCAGCGTCCAATAATGATGTAAAAGTTGAATTTCCACAACATAATATGGAAGCAGAGCTCTCTGATTTAATGGATCAACAAGCTCTTCAACATCAATATGACGGGAGAAGTCCAAATCCTCTATTGCATAAACACTAGAGAATTAGAGAAAATCCCTATTATCATTGTTTCTTACATTCTACTCCtaaattcaaaaacaaaacGTTTTTGTTTTCGTCATTCTTTATGAAATTGTCTATTTATAACTTCATGTTAATTAATCCTACTTGTAATATTTAATCAGTGAACTCTGTTCAACatagttgagaagaaaatgttttACTTATAAGtgatatttaatatttaatctATGGAAAAAAGATCCTCACGGTTCTACTCTCATCCAGATTACCGTAGCACcctttagaaaatattttaaatattctAAATAGCAATGTGAGGACAATTAGGAGACTGCACATGAGCATAACGAGGTAAAGAACATAGGCATCAACTGGGGTGGGTTCTTTGGTTTTTTCCACCTTTGTTGTTTGAATGCATGGGCAACACGATCAAAGAGCATTCATTTCCCTACTTAAAAAAATGATTAGGAATTTCTTGAACCATTTATTATAAAGTATTACTCGTAGAATGATATAGCGGAACGAcatcttctcaaaagcgccaTCTCTAGTGCACATTGGATGGCTAAGGCACTATTCGCGCCATCTCTAGTGCACATTGGATGGCTAAGGCACTATTCAGTGGAGTTATCAATATCAACAAAGTACACTAAGAAGTTGAGAATTGGATCGGATCAAATCAGTTAACATTGATTGGATTGGATCGGAATTAGACATGATCGATCCCCATTCTTGGACGGTACtgaaataatctaaaaaatgaCTCTTTTTCCGCTAAGaagtcatttgtattaaaaaaaaaacaaaaaaacaaaaaaaaaaaaaaaaaaaaaaaaaaaaaaaaaaaaaaaaaaaaaaaaaaaaaaaaaaaaaaaaaaaaaaccataaatgtaTAATGACACCCCTAGGTAAGAATCAAGATAGGTCCTTGAATCTTATATTGTAGCAAATCCAATACTAATGGTTTTGGCTGCAGGTACCCAGATGACGTATATGATCGAATATGGGTTGGAGCAACAGGAAGAGGCAATGGNNNNNNNNNNNNNNNNNNNNAAAAAAAACATGCATGTTAGGTCTAGAAAggcataaaaacaaaaaaaatataaaaatgaagggaaaaaaattcccaaGATTACTTtctcaccttcggcatggccatcagtaaaGAAGAGAAACCATAACTCgaccaaaccaaattaaatGAAAGGAAATCTTAGCCTACTTTCAGCATTCTTTTTAAGCTCATCCAAGATTAAacgagaaagaaaaggaaaagaatcaaaagaaccACTTTGAGCTATTGTTTTTACCAAGTAATCCACAATCGGATTAACCTTCCGATAACAATGAGTTAACTTCTATTGTATTTGAGAAAGGTAAGGAGAAAGATAACACCAGTCTTGCATAACATACcaccgattttttttttttttttttgaataaaccGTGTGAATCACCACCATCGAGTCGGTCTAAAAAATGACTTATTAATTAAAAGCAAAGGTATTTCTTTTGTTCAAATGGAATCCAGACCATCTCTATGTTGCAATGTTTAGTGCCTTCAAGCTCTAGAGGAACTCCATCAGGGAATTCAAAGACTACATCTACAAGCAGCATTGGCAAGTGTAGCAGCAAGCAACCAATAACCCTAGGATTCACAATCCCTGCTTTCATTGTTTTCTTAGCAATCGTGGCATTTCTGGCTTTCACACTCTGCAAGAGAAGAGCTGCAGCCTTTGCAACAATGAATGCAAGTTAGCCAGCTTAAATTTTAATATTCCATGCATGCTCTCATACCAGGACCAGGCCCAGTCCCAATCCCAGTCCCAGTCCCAGTCCCAGTCTGGCTAGGCTCAGTCATGCCTAGTCCAACCCCTTGTTTAATTTCTAAAAGTTGTTTAAGATAGAGGAATAAATGgggttttaaaaataatttggaagtaatttatcattatgtcattattaaaATGTGTATGTAACATGCATCTATTTTAATATGCATGTAAAATGACAATATGatccttattaaaaaaaaattatataacatattaaaaagggggaaaaaaaaattaattacaaatcaACTTATGGTATTCAATGATGAGAAAAATACTTTTAAAATACCTCATGTCTTAAATATGATGTTTAGAGTACTTAAACAAAAATATCACTTACACAATACGAATGGAGGACCTCCGAACGTCATATCTCAAATGCTTTCGTTTTAACATTATTTTGACCATAAACACACCGAAACTATCACTATCAAATTATTGCAGATTACTATAATATTTTCCTGATGTAGGAAAACATAAACTAGATTCCCTTGTGGGGTCCACGCAAAAGCCTCCTTAAGAAGTCAAaactttgattttaaatttgaaaaatttagGAAAAATCGTCTGAACACTCTTAGCCTCTTGGATAAGTTATGCTAGCACATATGGGTCCTATCTCTTTCCTTTATGATACTATTTTGTCATCTCATTGTTGAATTCTTTTATGTCCACTTGGCTAGAAAACTCTCtatctttaatatttttttaatatatattttaaatatatgTTGGATAGAATTTatataattcaatttattaaaaaaaggaaagaaagaaaggggtgGAAGCTagcttgtttatttatttatttttaatgaaaaaaaaaacagaagctgGTTTATCAAGCTCACGAAACATATCATAAGTTTGTAATTACAGCTTGAAATTTATTCTATGTAAATATATTCAGATTCTCTCGTCTTAGGATTGAGGAATCTATACTTCCTAGGTTGACTGGGACCGCCCACAGCCCTGACCCACCCGCTAGTGGTGTCAAACGATTGGTTTAGTCAATCGAATTTTTTTCAATGCTATTAAGGTGAGATTCGGTTTCGAGTTTTTATCAGATTGGCTTAACGGGCTATTATTGGTCCATTGTCAGTTTTATAAAACAATACAATAACCCTTTTTCATCATTTCCTAGGTTATTGATTTGACTGGTGTGGGGCCTTTTTCTCCCAATTCGGTTTTTCCTCTTAGCGTTCATCGCTCAAATTGACCCATAGCTACTTGGGTGAACGCCATGTGTCCTAGTGAATATCCAACGCTTTGAAAAGAGGCACAACGAATGAAGCACTAACAAATGTGTAAAAAGCGAAGCATTGAGAATCGTTGAATCCTCGCATGAACACATGATGCTCTCCCAGATAACTATGGACAAGACCTAGGTGATGAACACTCAGGAGAGAAGCCAAATCCTTTTTCTCTAGTTTCTAAAATTTCCAAATAGTTAAATATCAGGTTCCATTTTTCCAATTAATTTATCGATCTAACCACTTGGTGCTGAAATTTGATACCCTAATGCCATCCCCGGCATATCAAATTTAATTTGGAAATGCAGTTCGTGGCCTGTTAAGGACAAAGGGCGAAAAGCTTGGTACAAGTTCTCTGAGTCTACATTTAGCACACGTCAACAAAGTGGAAAATAAAgtggaaaataaatttaaagaagcaccaatacaaaataaaaataaaaataaaaattccagtGAATTAGtcttctttatttaaaaaaataaaataaagtcaaaataggcaaccaaaaaaatagttctgaaattttatatttgCGACGTGGTCACATGCTAGAGATCTTATTCTGCAAAAGTCCTCCTTGCCAGGAAATTTTCAGTCCTTGATGAACTCACAATAAAAAAGCTTCAGAAGGGTTAAGTCAATCAAGTTATCCTTAATATGCCCATGAAATCTACCTCCATTCTTCATTACTTCAGAAGATTCAACTAACTCATGGCCAATAACCATCtaattttcttcctccttctatCTCTACATGCAATAGCTGCTTCTGCACAAGGTGAGCATTTCTGGGTAACAATCCATttatctatcttcttcttctgtgtcTCTTGATCTATTCGTTTTTCTCATCATTAATTCAATCCATTTTCCTTAATTTGTTCATGCAACTTGTAGTGTTTATAAGCATTGATTGTGGTAACAGTAGCAATAGTGTTCACACTGATGAGATCGGGATCCAGTGGAGGGGCGATGCCTCCTACATCAACACAGGTGAGAACAAATTGGTGCAAAGGCCTAAATCTGTGTCTCAAGTGATGAGCACTCTTAGGGTATTCTCAACTCACAAGAAGAATTGCTACTCAATCCCTTTCACAAAGGGGACCCAAGCTCTTGTTCGTGCAGGCTTTTACTATGGCAACTATGACAGGAAGAAATCTCCCCCTACCTTTGATATACAATTGGATGGCAACCATTGGTCAACCGTGTTCGCTTCCAGTAAAGATTTGATTTATGTAGAAGCCATATATGTTGCAAAGAAGGATACCATAAGTGTGTGCTTAGCCCAGACACAGCCCAATCAGCTTCCTTTCATATCATCACTTGAGGTGAGGAATTTGGATTCTTCAATGTATAAACAGGTCGACTCCAACTATGCTTTGTTCTTAACAAGAAGGGCTGCTTTTGGTACAAATAAAACCATAAGGTACTTaatcttttatcttttatctttcaATTTATGGTTCATAAGATATCCAATACTTTTGGTCCCTCCTAGAATTTTTCTCAATAAAATTTCTAAGCATTGCCCAAGGTCTTCAAGTTCTAGGGGGAAGATCAAGGGGTCAATTTGAGATGAAACTGGAACCATGCCACCTGCGTGGATCCCCAATAATCTCCTCCTCCTCGTGGGAGTCTAAGATCTTcccatctcccccccccccttcccttaCACAAGAATCACCGAGATCTTCTGCCACGTCCTAGTCAAATAGTCCTGCCAATTAGGCTTCAATACCACTTGTAAGGGATTTGGATATAATTCATCCCCCAAAACTAGCGATTAGGTGCTCAAGTACCTATAGGTGTTTACATCGGGCTATCCATTTCTGATGTAAAATTATTAATTCTGTCATCTGTGTGGAACCCAACAAATGGGATGGTTCTAGGATTGGCCCCTTGGGATTGGAACCATTAGGACCCCCCTTTATGCGGGAACCACTGAGATCCTCTACCACGTCCTAGTCCTACCAAGCAGGCTTCAATACCACTTGTTAAGGACTTGGATAGAATTCACCTCCCAAAATTAGTCATTAAGGAGAGGGTGCCCAAGTACCTATAAGTGCCAACATCAAGCTATCCACTTTCGATATAAAATTATTAATTTCATTATCTGTCTCAAACCCAACAAATTAATGGGATGGTTATAGGATTGGAACCATTAGgaaacccccaccccccccccccaaaaaaaaaaaaaaatcccataactGTATAATGACACCCCTAGGTAAGAATCAAGATAGGTCCTTGAATCTTATATTGTAGCAAATCCAATACTAATGGTTTTGGCTGCAGGTACCCAGATGACGTATATGATCGAATATGGGTTGGAGCAACAGGAAGAGGCAATGGAGTAGTTGATGTTACAAGTGACATCCTGATTATCGACACTGCTTTGTGCCTAGACTTCCCTCCAACTACTGTGCTACGAAATGCATTAACTACAGAGAATATACCCATTCTCTTCTTAGGAACTCATCTTCCAATAACCCCAGTCCCATTCTATATTAACATGTATTTCTTAGAATTATATTCTCTAGATTATAACACCCAGCTACGATCCTTCACCATCGACATGGATTCTTCACCcatcaaccctaaacccatattTCCATACTATGGAGCTGGTACTGAGATTTACATCGTCAATGGCACTGCTTCCTCCAATGATACATTTGCTTTGGTCTCCACCAATAATTCCACACTTCCTCCATTGATAAATGCCATGGAAGTCTTTATAGTTAGTGGTCCACTCACAGATGgaaccaacagtgatgatggTATAGTACTAAATAAAACCTATATCTTAGATTAGACATCCATTTATGGTTAATTCTACTAAGCATTAATAATTCTTGCTCTTGTTGTATTTGATGCAGTGCAACAATTGAGTTTATTACAAACCCAATTCTCTGTGctagcagaatggagtggcgaTCCTTGCCTTCCAGCACCTTATACCTGGGAATGGGTTGCTTGCACCTCTGATGCTATGCCTCGCATTACAGCACTGTAAATCCTCTTctcctagagagagagagagagagagagagagagagagagagagagtttatggctttaatcTACTGACATAAAAAGCATTTAAATGTTTGAATTGACCTGCAGGCTTCTTAGTGGCTTTGGTCTCTCTGGAACACTTCCGGATTTTAGCTCCATGGTTGCTCTTCAAACCATGTAAGTAGAATTATTTAcaattaaaactttttttttttttaagataaaagaAGCTTATTTCTTGGGGTTGTTAATGATCTGATATTTTAAAACCCATTCCTTACTGCTTGACCACATTTACAGAGATTTGCACAACAACAGCTTAACAGGAGAAATTCCTTCTTTCCTAGGCGATCTCCCCTACCTTAAAGAGCTGTACGTTTCTTTCTTCTGCCCCCATCTCCCTCTGTGAAACACATTCCTCTTACTttactcatctctctctctctctctctctctctctcaaggaaCCTGGCGGATAATGAATTAAGTGGAACCGTACCAATCTCACTTTCCAAAAAGAAGTTCAAATTAGAGTAAGTGATTCGAAACTCAATCTGGTTTCAGCCACCACCATCATGTTTGATCTCGGAGCATGGTTTGGGAACTCGATATCGGGAAGCATAAAAATCCTTTGCGGTAAAAGAATGTGTGGCAGTGAGGATTCAATGGCAAGCCCCATGCACCCCAGCCTTTGAATCGTCACTGCCACTCATGGCAGAGGATTTAAATCCGATTGGAAATGGGATTTGTCAAGGCTGATACCGATCATCACCCTAGATCTGACAGAAATACCCATACTGATCCACTGA
It encodes the following:
- the LOC122086190 gene encoding probable LRR receptor-like serine/threonine-protein kinase At1g05700, which codes for MAVNNHLNFFFLLLSLHAIATSAQSGFVSIDCGSSSKKYTDENGITWVSDDSYIYTGENKVAQTPNSVSKVMSTLRVFSTRKKNCYSIHFTKGTHVLVRASFYYGNYDQKSTPPSFNIQLDGNDAGDVDTSSTDLVTYEIIYAVRSDTINLCLAQTQPNQLPFISALEVRTLESTMYPNVDLSNYALLLEERTAFGATNSTRYPVDQYDRIWVVGEAGTGISAVSSTAPAINTSGIYDNPPSIVLQNAVTDTDTTSTAITLSPTIPTGEEVSVYINYYFSEVAVTTQQRSFTVDVDDIVQSDTIIPSYGGTTELSFYNFTATSNTKFSLESTFDSTLPPLINAWEVFFVSDPLTTGTNSADVKQLGLLQTQFPVLAGWTGDPCLPSPYTWDWVNCSSDATPRITALYLNGYGLSGTIPDLSSLDDLQIIDMHNNSLTGDIPASLGKLSYLQELNLADNDLSGTVPTSLSNNNKLQFDVSGNRKLCATDSKSCQRSVPSSSGGTPSDVSTTPSTSSSNKSSSKLPIILGITIPAFIIFIAIVAFLAITYQKRRAATCVTMNAG
- the LOC122086194 gene encoding probable LRR receptor-like serine/threonine-protein kinase At1g05700: MSTLRVFSTKKSPPTFDIQLDGNHWSTVFASSKDLIYVEAIYVAKKDTISVCLAQTQPNQLPFISSLEVRNLDSSMYKQVDSNYALFLTRRAAFGTNKTIRYPDDVYDRIWVGATGRGNGVVDVTSDILIIDTALCLDFPPTTVLRNALTTENIPILFLGTHLPITPVPFYINMYFLELYSLDYNTQLRSFTIDMDSSPINPKPIFPYYGAGTEIYIVNGTASSNDTFALVSTNNSTLPPLINAMEVFIVSGPLTDGTNSDDVQQLSLLQTQFSVLAEWSGDPCLPAPYTWEWVACTSDAMPRITALLLSGFGLSGTLPDFSSMVALQTIDLHNNSLTGEIPSFLGDLPYLKELNLADNELSGTVPISLSKKKFKLDVSGNQKLCASCVGSGPSSSPSTSSSGKKGSNLAIILGVTIPAFIVLLVIVALVAVTYHRRKTAAITSMDAG